A single genomic interval of Musa acuminata AAA Group cultivar baxijiao chromosome BXJ3-4, Cavendish_Baxijiao_AAA, whole genome shotgun sequence harbors:
- the LOC135634772 gene encoding glycine-rich RNA-binding protein 3, mitochondrial-like isoform X1, translated as MAFANRIGNLLKKSMTSSPSLYQAIRCMSSSKIFIGGLSNGTDDQSLREAFTNYGEVVEGKWLFFFTEKINNLLYKQTHMFSCAARVIMDRETGRPRGFGFVAFTSNEDASAAISGMDGKDLHGRMIRVNYATERTGGFRGGSYGGGGSGGGGGSGYGNMGGSYSGSSGSGGGYSSGDGYGGGGYGDGGSNNYGGSYNTGPAGGSDGTGGGYDNASVGGSYGVANGGCNGGVVAEGGSNADYGRGTGYDNASVGGSYGVANGGGGGSYGGSKGGVIAEGGSNADYGRGTYGGSESTGFGSSFSNNGGYGNNNQ; from the exons ATGGCTTTTGCAAACAGAATCGGGAATCTCTTAAAGAAATCTATGACTTCCAGCCCATCATTATATCAAGCAATACGATGCATGTCATCGTCAAAAATTTTCATTGGAG GACTCTCAAATGGCACAGATGATCAGAGTTTAAGAGAAGCATTTACTAATTACGGTGAAGTTGTTGAAGGTAAGTGGTTATTTTTCTTTACtgagaaaataaataatttacttTACAAGCAAACACACATGTTCTCCTGTGCCGCTAGAGTTATCATGGATAGGGAAACTGGACGACCCAGAGGATTTGGGTTTGTCGCTTTTACATCTAATGAAGATGCCTCTGCTGCCATATCTGGCATGGATGGGAAG GATCTTCATGGTCGGATGATAAGGGTTAACTATGCCACAGAAAGAACAGGTGGATTTCGTGGTGGCAGCTATGGGGGTGGTGGCAGTGGCGGCGGAGGTGGCAGTGGCTATGGCAATATGGGAGGCAGCTACAGTGGCAGCAGTGGTTCTGGTGGTGGCTATAGCAGTGGAGATGGGTACGGTGGTGGAGGATATGGAGATGGTGGCTCAAATAATTATGGAGGGAGCTACAATACAGGCCCCGCTGGTGGCTCTGATGGTACTGGTGGTGGGTATGATAATGCTAGTGTTGGTGGTAGTTATGGAGTTGCCAATGGTGGCTGCAACGGTGGTGTTGTTGCAGAAGGTGGCAGCAATGCTGATTATGGTCGTGGTACTGGGTATGATAATGCTAGTGTTGGTGGGAGTTATGGCGTTGccaatggtggtggtggtggcagttATGGTGGCAGCAAAGGTGGTGTTATTGCAGAAGGTGGCAGCAATGCTGATTATGGTCGTGGTACCTATGGTGGGAGTGAATCCACAGGCTTTGGCAGCAGCTTCAGCAACAATGGTGGATATGGTAACAACAACCAATAG
- the LOC135635248 gene encoding COBRA-like protein 4 isoform X2 — protein MELNRTELRCVLSITVVLLLSSHAVAYDPLDPTGNITIKWDVMSWTADGYVAVVTMNNFQMYRQIMSPGWTMGWTWAKKEVIWSMVGAQATEQGDCSKFKGNIPHCCKRTPAVVDLLPGVPYNQQIANCCKGGVVASYGQDPAAAVSAFQVSVGLSGTSNKTVKLPNNFTLLGPGLGYTCGPAKVVPSTTFLSADKRRKTQALMTWNVTCTYSQFLASKHPTCCVSFSSFYNDTIIPCPSCACGCENKNCVKSDSKILSTPGINTPKKDNTPLLQCTHHMCPVRVHWHVKLNYKEYWRAKVAITNFNYRMNYTQWTLVVQHPNLDNVTEVFSFEYKPLVAYGSINDTGMFYGMKYYNDVLMEAGAYGNVQSEVLLRKDADAFTFKQGWAFPRKVYFNGDECMLPPPDVYPYLPNSSPVSARVILHNLAALLLALLLLQMAAPW, from the exons ATGGAGCTGAACCGAACCGAGCTGCGTTGTGTTCTTTCCATCACCGTCGTCCTGCTGTTGTCGTCTCATGCAG TGGCTTATGATCCATTGGACCCGACCGGAAACATCACGATTAAGTGGGACGTTATGTCATGGACGGCTGATGGATATGTG GCGGTGGTGACGATGAACAACTTCCAAATGTACCGGCAAATAATGAGCCCGGGGTGGACCATGGGGTGGACGTGGGCGAAGAAGGAGGTGATCTGGTCCATGGTGGGCGCTCAGGCCACCGAGCAAGGAGACTGCTCCAAGTTCAAGGGCAACATCCCCCACTGCTGCAAGAGGACGCCCGCCGTCGTCGACTTGCTCCCCGGCGTCCCTTACAACCAGCAGATAGCCAACTGCTGCAAGGGAGGCGTCGTCGCGTCCTACGGCCAGGATCCGGCCGCCGCGGTCTCCGCCTTCCAGGTGAGCGTCGGCCTCTCCGGCACCTCCAACAAGACGGTGAAGCTGCCCAATAACTTCACCTTGCTCGGCCCTGGTCTCGGCTACACCTGCGGACCTGCGAAGGTGGTGCCCTCCACGACCTTTCTCTCGGCCGACAAGCGTCGAAAGACGCAAGCTCTCA TGACCTGGAATGTTACCTGCACCTACTCACAGTTTCTGGCCTCCAAGCACCCAACCTGCTGCGTCTCCTTCTCGTCCTTCTACAACGACACCATTATCCCTTGCCCCTCCTGCGCCTGCGGCTGCGAGAACAAGAACTGCGTCAA GAGCGACTCCAAGATACTGAGCACGCCGGGGATCAACACGCCCAAGAAGGACAACACGCCCTTGCTGCAGTGCACCCACCACATGTGCCCCGTCCGCGTCCACTGGCACGTCAAGCTCAACTACAAGGAGTACTGGCGCGCCAAGGTCGCCATCACCAACTTCAACTACCGCATGAACTACACTCAGTGGACGCTCGTGGTTCAGCACCCCAACCTCGACAACGTCACCGAGGTCTTCAGCTTCGAGTACAAGCCCCTCGTCGCCTACGGCTCCATCA ATGACACGGGCATGTTCTACGGGATGAAGTACTACAATGATGTGCTCATGGAGGCCGGCGCGTATGGCAACGTGCAGTCCGAGGTCCTGCTCCGGAAGGACGCCGACGCCTTCACGTTCAAGCAAGGATGGGCGTTCCCTCGGAAGGTCTACTTTAATGGCGACGAGTGCATGCTGCCGCCGCCGGATGTGTACCCCTACCTGCCCAACTCTTCCCCTGTCAGCGCTCGGGTCATCCTGCACAACCTCGCGGCGCTGCTGCTCGCCCTGCTACTGCTACAGATGGCGGCGCCATGGTAG
- the LOC135635002 gene encoding glucan endo-1,3-beta-glucosidase 7-like isoform X1, whose translation METRKLLLLLVALFHVFSSAILTESQSMIGINYGQVADNLPPASATAQLLQSTTISKLRLYGADAAIIQSLAGTDISLVLGVSNSDIPSLASDPSAAANWAAVNVLPYVPSSSISVVSVGNEAINSGDPSLASGLLPAMQNLRTALSASAAAATVKVSTVHSMAVLAQSDPPSSGAFHPDLAASLTGVLGFLRDAGSPFMINPYPFFAYRSDPRPETLAFCLFQPNPGRLDAGSKLTYTNMFDAQVDAVRSALDGLGFPEVEIVVAETGWPYRGDPDEVGTTVENAMAFNGNLVAHLRSLAGTPLMPGRSVETYIFALYDEDLKSGPTSERSFGLYRADQTMNYDAGLAKPSSSISNTASASPGWTQSAETCVPVVTVQARVEGRPMQSGERCYLPNAVGSPAVVGLLFQYVAVMLLLT comes from the exons ATGGAGACGAggaaactcctcctcctcctcgttgcaCTCTTTCATGTCTTCTCCTCTGCAA TCTTGACAGAGTCGCAGTCCATGATTGGAATCAACTACGGGCAGGTGGCGGACAACCTCCCGCCGGCGTCGGCCACTGCGCAGCTCCTGCAGTCTACCACCATCTCCAAGCTCCGCCTCTACGGCGCCGATGCCGCCATCATACAATCCCTCGCCGGCACCGATATCTCCTTAGTCCTCGGCGTGTCCAACTCTGACATCCCTTCCCTCGCCTCCGATCCGTCCGCGGCCGCCAACTGGGCTGCCGTCAATGTTCTCCCCTACGTCCCTAGCTCCTCTATCTCCGTCGTGTCTGTCGGCAACGAGGCCATCAACTCCGGCGACCCCTCCCTCGCGTCGGGTCTCCTCCCCGCCATGCAGAACCTCCGCACCGCCCTCTCCGCTTCCGCCGCTGCAGCTACCGTCAAAGTCTCCACCGTCCACTCCATGGCCGTGCTCGCCCAGTCCGACCCCCCTTCCTCCGGCGCCTTCCACCCCGACCTTGCCGCCTCCCTCACCGGGGTCCTGGGCTTCCTGCGCGATGCCGGGTCGCCCTTCATGATCAACCCCTATCCCTTCTTCGCGTACCGCAGCGACCCGCGGCCGGAGACGCTAGCGTTCTGCCTCTTCCAGCCCAACCCCGGTCGCCTGGACGCGGGGTCGAAGCTCACGTACACCAACATGTTCGACGCGCAGGTGGACGCCGTGCGGTCGGCGCTGGACGGTCTGGGGTTCCCGGAGGTTGAAATCGTGGTGGCGGAGACGGGGTGGCCCTACCGAGGGGACCCTGACGAGGTGGGGACGACGGTGGAGAACGCCATGGCCTTCAACGGGAACCTGGTGGCCCACCTCCGGTCACTGGCGGGGACGCCGCTCATGCCCGGGCGCTCGGTGGAGACGTACATCTTCGCGCTCTACGACGAGGACCTCAAGTCCGGCCCCACCTCCGAGCGCTCCTTCGGCCTCTACCGCGCCGACCAGACCATGAACTACGACGCCGGCCTCGCAAAGCCCAGCTCGTCGATCTCCAACACG GCGAGCGCGTCGCCGGGGTGGACGCAGTCGGCCGAGACGTGCGTGCCGGTGGTCACCGTGCAGGCGAGAGTTGAGGGCCGTCCGATGCAGTCCGGGGAGCGGTGCTACCTTCCAAACGCCGTCGGATCCCCTGCGGTGGTGGGTCTGCTCTTCCAGTACGTTGCGGTGATGCTGCTGCTAACGTAG
- the LOC135635249 gene encoding uncharacterized protein LOC135635249: MAEKGGGGSGGERWKAAIMNLSEMGANLDAMQKLMAKKAVFVDEETFVKASLISEQARTIKVLEHRVEALEKELDAAIAAAARARSDKRQAEAAQRAAELHAQDLTRELENTTNVFKLHMEELRSQKEEISKKESEIKLLEAIIQTISKNGIDSDD, encoded by the exons ATGGCGGAAAAGGGCGGCGGGGGCTCCGGGGGAGAGAGGTGGAAGGCGGCGATCATGAACCTCTCCGAGATGGGGGCGAATCTAGACGCGATGCAGAAACTCATGGCCAAGAAGGCCGTCTTCGTGGACGAGGAGACCTTCGTCAAGGCTTCCCTCATCTCCGAGCAAGCGCGCACCATCAAG GTTCTTGAACATAGAGTAGAGGCTTTGGAAAAAGAACTCGATgctgcaattgcagctgcagctcGTGCACGTTCTGACAAAAGACAGGCTGAGGCAGCTCAGCGGGCTGCTGAACTACATGCACAGGATCTTACAAGAGAACTCGAGAACACTACAA ATGTGTTCAAGCTACACATGGAAGAATTGCGCTCTCAGAAAGAGGAGATATCAAAGAAAGAAAGTGAGATCAAACTATTGGAAGCTATAATACAGACGATAAGTAAAAATGGCATAGATTCTGATGACTAA
- the LOC135635248 gene encoding COBRA-like protein 4 isoform X1 produces the protein MELNRTELRCVLSITVVLLLSSHAVAYDPLDPTGNITIKWDVMSWTADGYVAVVTMNNFQMYRQIMSPGWTMGWTWAKKEVIWSMVGAQATEQGDCSKFKGNIPHCCKRTPAVVDLLPGVPYNQQIANCCKGGVVASYGQDPAAAVSAFQVSVGLSGTSNKTVKLPNNFTLLGPGLGYTCGPAKVVPSTTFLSADKRRKTQALMTWNVTCTYSQFLASKHPTCCVSFSSFYNDTIIPCPSCACGCENKNCVKYVHTPPHPVFKSPIPNLSSILPPTRPWNRSDSKILSTPGINTPKKDNTPLLQCTHHMCPVRVHWHVKLNYKEYWRAKVAITNFNYRMNYTQWTLVVQHPNLDNVTEVFSFEYKPLVAYGSINDTGMFYGMKYYNDVLMEAGAYGNVQSEVLLRKDADAFTFKQGWAFPRKVYFNGDECMLPPPDVYPYLPNSSPVSARVILHNLAALLLALLLLQMAAPW, from the exons ATGGAGCTGAACCGAACCGAGCTGCGTTGTGTTCTTTCCATCACCGTCGTCCTGCTGTTGTCGTCTCATGCAG TGGCTTATGATCCATTGGACCCGACCGGAAACATCACGATTAAGTGGGACGTTATGTCATGGACGGCTGATGGATATGTG GCGGTGGTGACGATGAACAACTTCCAAATGTACCGGCAAATAATGAGCCCGGGGTGGACCATGGGGTGGACGTGGGCGAAGAAGGAGGTGATCTGGTCCATGGTGGGCGCTCAGGCCACCGAGCAAGGAGACTGCTCCAAGTTCAAGGGCAACATCCCCCACTGCTGCAAGAGGACGCCCGCCGTCGTCGACTTGCTCCCCGGCGTCCCTTACAACCAGCAGATAGCCAACTGCTGCAAGGGAGGCGTCGTCGCGTCCTACGGCCAGGATCCGGCCGCCGCGGTCTCCGCCTTCCAGGTGAGCGTCGGCCTCTCCGGCACCTCCAACAAGACGGTGAAGCTGCCCAATAACTTCACCTTGCTCGGCCCTGGTCTCGGCTACACCTGCGGACCTGCGAAGGTGGTGCCCTCCACGACCTTTCTCTCGGCCGACAAGCGTCGAAAGACGCAAGCTCTCA TGACCTGGAATGTTACCTGCACCTACTCACAGTTTCTGGCCTCCAAGCACCCAACCTGCTGCGTCTCCTTCTCGTCCTTCTACAACGACACCATTATCCCTTGCCCCTCCTGCGCCTGCGGCTGCGAGAACAAGAACTGCGTCAAGTACGTACATACTCCTCCCCACCCCGTCTTCAAATCCCCGATCCCCAATCTCTCATCCATCCTTCCACCCACTCGACCCTGGAACAGGAGCGACTCCAAGATACTGAGCACGCCGGGGATCAACACGCCCAAGAAGGACAACACGCCCTTGCTGCAGTGCACCCACCACATGTGCCCCGTCCGCGTCCACTGGCACGTCAAGCTCAACTACAAGGAGTACTGGCGCGCCAAGGTCGCCATCACCAACTTCAACTACCGCATGAACTACACTCAGTGGACGCTCGTGGTTCAGCACCCCAACCTCGACAACGTCACCGAGGTCTTCAGCTTCGAGTACAAGCCCCTCGTCGCCTACGGCTCCATCA ATGACACGGGCATGTTCTACGGGATGAAGTACTACAATGATGTGCTCATGGAGGCCGGCGCGTATGGCAACGTGCAGTCCGAGGTCCTGCTCCGGAAGGACGCCGACGCCTTCACGTTCAAGCAAGGATGGGCGTTCCCTCGGAAGGTCTACTTTAATGGCGACGAGTGCATGCTGCCGCCGCCGGATGTGTACCCCTACCTGCCCAACTCTTCCCCTGTCAGCGCTCGGGTCATCCTGCACAACCTCGCGGCGCTGCTGCTCGCCCTGCTACTGCTACAGATGGCGGCGCCATGGTAG
- the LOC135635002 gene encoding glucan endo-1,3-beta-glucosidase 7-like isoform X2 translates to METRKLLLLLVALFHVFSSAKSQSMIGINYGQVADNLPPASATAQLLQSTTISKLRLYGADAAIIQSLAGTDISLVLGVSNSDIPSLASDPSAAANWAAVNVLPYVPSSSISVVSVGNEAINSGDPSLASGLLPAMQNLRTALSASAAAATVKVSTVHSMAVLAQSDPPSSGAFHPDLAASLTGVLGFLRDAGSPFMINPYPFFAYRSDPRPETLAFCLFQPNPGRLDAGSKLTYTNMFDAQVDAVRSALDGLGFPEVEIVVAETGWPYRGDPDEVGTTVENAMAFNGNLVAHLRSLAGTPLMPGRSVETYIFALYDEDLKSGPTSERSFGLYRADQTMNYDAGLAKPSSSISNTASASPGWTQSAETCVPVVTVQARVEGRPMQSGERCYLPNAVGSPAVVGLLFQYVAVMLLLT, encoded by the exons ATGGAGACGAggaaactcctcctcctcctcgttgcaCTCTTTCATGTCTTCTCCTCTGCAA AGTCGCAGTCCATGATTGGAATCAACTACGGGCAGGTGGCGGACAACCTCCCGCCGGCGTCGGCCACTGCGCAGCTCCTGCAGTCTACCACCATCTCCAAGCTCCGCCTCTACGGCGCCGATGCCGCCATCATACAATCCCTCGCCGGCACCGATATCTCCTTAGTCCTCGGCGTGTCCAACTCTGACATCCCTTCCCTCGCCTCCGATCCGTCCGCGGCCGCCAACTGGGCTGCCGTCAATGTTCTCCCCTACGTCCCTAGCTCCTCTATCTCCGTCGTGTCTGTCGGCAACGAGGCCATCAACTCCGGCGACCCCTCCCTCGCGTCGGGTCTCCTCCCCGCCATGCAGAACCTCCGCACCGCCCTCTCCGCTTCCGCCGCTGCAGCTACCGTCAAAGTCTCCACCGTCCACTCCATGGCCGTGCTCGCCCAGTCCGACCCCCCTTCCTCCGGCGCCTTCCACCCCGACCTTGCCGCCTCCCTCACCGGGGTCCTGGGCTTCCTGCGCGATGCCGGGTCGCCCTTCATGATCAACCCCTATCCCTTCTTCGCGTACCGCAGCGACCCGCGGCCGGAGACGCTAGCGTTCTGCCTCTTCCAGCCCAACCCCGGTCGCCTGGACGCGGGGTCGAAGCTCACGTACACCAACATGTTCGACGCGCAGGTGGACGCCGTGCGGTCGGCGCTGGACGGTCTGGGGTTCCCGGAGGTTGAAATCGTGGTGGCGGAGACGGGGTGGCCCTACCGAGGGGACCCTGACGAGGTGGGGACGACGGTGGAGAACGCCATGGCCTTCAACGGGAACCTGGTGGCCCACCTCCGGTCACTGGCGGGGACGCCGCTCATGCCCGGGCGCTCGGTGGAGACGTACATCTTCGCGCTCTACGACGAGGACCTCAAGTCCGGCCCCACCTCCGAGCGCTCCTTCGGCCTCTACCGCGCCGACCAGACCATGAACTACGACGCCGGCCTCGCAAAGCCCAGCTCGTCGATCTCCAACACG GCGAGCGCGTCGCCGGGGTGGACGCAGTCGGCCGAGACGTGCGTGCCGGTGGTCACCGTGCAGGCGAGAGTTGAGGGCCGTCCGATGCAGTCCGGGGAGCGGTGCTACCTTCCAAACGCCGTCGGATCCCCTGCGGTGGTGGGTCTGCTCTTCCAGTACGTTGCGGTGATGCTGCTGCTAACGTAG
- the LOC135635001 gene encoding proline-rich receptor-like protein kinase PERK7: MDSSPVTAPPLDDSSVPSPPTPAAPPPSDSLSSSPTSDSSTSPSSQPPSTSESDTSTTKNSPPPPSSTSSQSLPSSPPPSSHKSSSSSSSSPSLPSESSSPTTPSSSDASSSPASRSPSKSLPSQTSPPSKDSSTHRTNDSDANLPLILGITVGLGIFIMLMIVSFVLCTKKKKKNPNHVMHYYDAPGPNGGFYNGGSLPRWQNGAQGMDYAGKMPPPPGAAMSPGGGWHQSPHPPMMASGDMSSLYSGFHGPPLPPPSPNVALGFNQSTFTYDEIAAVTNGFSRDNLLGQGGFGYVYKGVLPNGKEIAVKQLKSGSGQGEREFQAEVEIISRVHHRHLVSLVGYCIAGAQRMLVYEFVPNQTLEYHLHGKDLPTMDWPTRLKIAIGSAKGLAYLHEDCHPRIIHRDIKAANILLDNKFEAMVADFGLAKLSSDTNTHVSTRVMGTFGYLAPEYASSGKLTEKSDVFSFGVMLLELITGRRPIDLTGDMEDSLVEWARPLLARALADQNFDELVDPRLENNYDVGEMLRMAASAAASVRHSARRRPKMSQIVRGLEGDVSLEDLNEGVKPGQSTIFNSSSDYDSASYSSDMRRFRKLALESNDYSNEYSGAASDYGLNPSESGSSGEISSARGQRKKSQPTLGTTWED; encoded by the exons ATGGATTCCTCCCCTGTGACCGCTCCGCCACTCGACGACTCTTCTGTGCCATCTCCTCCCACGCCTGCCGCGCCTCCACCATCCGATTCCTTGTCCTCATCGCCTACTTCCGACTCATCGACGTCGCCGTCGTCACAGCCACCTTCCACATCCGAGTCGGATACTTCGACAACCAAAAACTCTCCACCTCCTCCGTCGTCCACCTCTTCCCAGTCTCTTCCTTCATCCCCACCGCCATCGTCGCAtaaatcctcctcctcctcctcttcatctcCATCACTGCCATCTGAGTCAAGCTCGCCAACAACCCCGTCCTCGTCGGACGCATCGTCATCGCCAGCCTCAAGAAGCCCCTCCAAGTCGCTTCCTTCGCAGACATCGCCACCGAGCAAGGATTCAAGCACACATCGGACGAATGACTCTGACGCGAATCTGCCCCTCATTCTGGGGATCACCGTAGGTCTTGGGATATTCATCATGTTGATGATCGTGTCTTTTGTGCTGTgcactaagaagaagaagaagaaccccaACCATGTCATGCACTATTATGATGCTCCAGGGCCCAATG GTGGCTTCTACAATGGCGGATCGCTTCCAAGATGGCAAAATGGAGCCCAAGGGATGGACTACGCTGGCAAGATGCCCCCACCTCCCGGAGCAGCAATGTCACCCGGAGGTGGTTGGCATCAGTCGCCACATCCACCCATGATGGCCAGCGGCGACATGAGCTCACTCTACTCTGGCTTCCATGGGCCTCCATTGCCGCCCCCTTCGCCTAATGTGGCCTTGGGCTTCAACCAGAGCACCTTCACCTACGACGAGATCGCAGCGGTGACAAATGGATTCTCTCGCGACAACCTCCTGGGGCAAGGCGGGTTCGGCTACGTGTACAAGGGTGTGCTCCCAAACGGGAAGGAGATTGCAGTGAAGCAGCTCAAGTCCGGCAGTGGGCAAGGGGAGAGGGAGTTCCAAGCAGAGGTTGAGATCATCAGCAGAGTCCACCATCGCCATCTGGTCTCGCTCGTCGGATACTGCATCGCAGGAGCGCAGCGGATGCTGGTCTACGAGTTCGTGCCCAACCAGACTCTGGAGTACCACCTGCATG GAAAGGATCTTCCAACAATGGATTGGCCTACGAGACTCAAGATCGCTATAGGATCAGCGAAAGGCCTCGCTTACTTGCACGAAGACT GCCATCCTCGAATCATCCATCGCGATATCAAAGCTGCCAACATTCTCCTGGATAACAAATTCGAAGCCATG GTTGCAGACTTCGGATTGGCCAAATTGTCTTCAGATACCAACACTCATGTCTCAACTCGAGTCATGGGAACGTTCGG ATACTTGGCACCTGAGTACGCATCGAGTGGGAAGCTGACGGAGAAGTCCGACGTCTTCTCCTTCGGcgtgatgcttctggagctgatAACGGGACGAAGGCCCATTGACCTTACGGGAGATATGGAGGACAGCTTGGTCGAATGG GCGAGGCCTCTTCTGGCCCGCGCACTGGCCGACCAAAACTTCGACGAGCTCGTAGACCCGCGCTTGGAGAACAACTACGACGTCGGGGAGATGTTGCGAATGGCCGCGAGTGCTGCTGCCAGCGTTAGGCACTCCGCAAGGCGGCGCCCGAAGATGAGCCAG ATTGTTCGAGGGTTGGAGGGCGATGTATCACTGGAGGACTTGAACGAGGGGGTGAAGCCTGGGCAGAGCACGATCTTCAACTCCAGCTCCGACTACGACTCCGCCTCCTACTCCTCCGACATGCGGCGGTTCAGGAAGCTCGCGCTGGAGAGCAATGACTACAGCAACGAATACAGTGGAGCGGCGAGCGACTACGGGCTAAACCCATCCGAGTCGGGCAGCTCCGGCGAGATCAGCTCCGCCAGGGGCCAGAGAAAGAAATCTCAACCTACTCTCGGAACAACGTGGGAGGATTAA
- the LOC135634772 gene encoding glycine-rich RNA-binding protein 1-like isoform X2 produces MDRETGRPRGFGFVAFTSNEDASAAISGMDGKDLHGRMIRVNYATERTGGFRGGSYGGGGSGGGGGSGYGNMGGSYSGSSGSGGGYSSGDGYGGGGYGDGGSNNYGGSYNTGPAGGSDGTGGGYDNASVGGSYGVANGGCNGGVVAEGGSNADYGRGTGYDNASVGGSYGVANGGGGGSYGGSKGGVIAEGGSNADYGRGTYGGSESTGFGSSFSNNGGYGNNNQ; encoded by the exons ATGGATAGGGAAACTGGACGACCCAGAGGATTTGGGTTTGTCGCTTTTACATCTAATGAAGATGCCTCTGCTGCCATATCTGGCATGGATGGGAAG GATCTTCATGGTCGGATGATAAGGGTTAACTATGCCACAGAAAGAACAGGTGGATTTCGTGGTGGCAGCTATGGGGGTGGTGGCAGTGGCGGCGGAGGTGGCAGTGGCTATGGCAATATGGGAGGCAGCTACAGTGGCAGCAGTGGTTCTGGTGGTGGCTATAGCAGTGGAGATGGGTACGGTGGTGGAGGATATGGAGATGGTGGCTCAAATAATTATGGAGGGAGCTACAATACAGGCCCCGCTGGTGGCTCTGATGGTACTGGTGGTGGGTATGATAATGCTAGTGTTGGTGGTAGTTATGGAGTTGCCAATGGTGGCTGCAACGGTGGTGTTGTTGCAGAAGGTGGCAGCAATGCTGATTATGGTCGTGGTACTGGGTATGATAATGCTAGTGTTGGTGGGAGTTATGGCGTTGccaatggtggtggtggtggcagttATGGTGGCAGCAAAGGTGGTGTTATTGCAGAAGGTGGCAGCAATGCTGATTATGGTCGTGGTACCTATGGTGGGAGTGAATCCACAGGCTTTGGCAGCAGCTTCAGCAACAATGGTGGATATGGTAACAACAACCAATAG